The following is a genomic window from Bacillota bacterium.
CAAGTACGCCGCATGCCGCGCCAGTCCGCCGACGACTTTCGGCGGGTACTCCCACGCCAGCATCAAGATGTCCCGCTGCACTGTGCCCTTGCCTCCTTGGGCGCGACGGCCCGTCAGTCCTCCGCCTCCGACCAGGCGCGCAGCCATTCCCCCACGCTCCATGCCTGGGCGAAACAGCCCCGCGCCGCGTGCGGCGCGTCGCCGTCGAAAATTTCCGAGACTTGACCCAACGCCGCCTCCTGCCGCAAGTGCGCCCGCAGCCCGGCGAACAGCCCCTCGGCTCCCCGCGGCAGCCAGCCGCAGCGCCGGGCCGCCGTCGCGTATGGGCCCAGGAGCCACGGCCAAGCTGTGCCTTGGTGGTACGACGCGTCTCGCATGCGCTGGTCACCCTTGTAGACGCCGCGATAAGCAGCCTCGCGAGGCGAGAGCGTGCGCAACCCCACGGGCGTCAGCAGCTCGGCAGCCGCGGCCGCGACGACGCGCCGCGCCAGCGGGGTATCCAGCAGTGGAAACGGCAGCGCGGCCGCGAGCAGCTGGTTCGGCCGCAAGCTGGCGTCGGCGCGCTGGGTCTTGGGCGCGAGCTCCCCGTTTTCCCCAAACGCGACACGCGGCGCCGCCGGGGGCACGACGTCGTAGAGAAGGCCGTTGCCGCGGACGAACCGGCGCAGGAACGCCCGGCGCACTTGCCGCGCCGCTCGCCGCCAGAAAGCGGACTCGCCGGGAGCGCACGCTTCGGCCCAGACCGCGGCCGTGCAGAGGGCGTTGTACCACAGCGCGTTGACTTCCACCGGCGCCCCGTGCCGCGGCGTCACGACCCAGTCGTCCACCTTGGCGTCCATCCACGTCAGCTGCAGCCCGGGCGCGGCCGCGTGGACCAAGCCGTCTGCGTCCACGCCGATGCCGTGCTTGGTCCCGCGCAGGTAGCTGCGCAAGATGTCGGACGTAATGCGATAAAACTCGCGCCGCGCCGCCGGCTCCCGCGTCGCCCGCCACAAGCGCCACGCCGCGGCGACCCACCACAGCGAGGCGTCCACGCTGTTGTATTCGGGCTCGCCGCCGTCATCGGGAAAGCGGTTAGGAATCAGCCCTTGCGAGCGGTGCTGTGCGAACGTCAGCAGCACGTCCCGCGCTTCTTCGCGCCGGCCTGTGGCCAGCAGCAGGCCCGGCAGGCTGATGAACGCGTCCCGGCCCCAGTCGGTGAACCAAGGGTAGCCGGCCACGATGGTGGCGCCGCCCGTCGTCGCGCGCCGCACGATGAAATCGTCCGCCGCCAGCACCAGCCGCCGCCAGTCGGGATCGGCGGTCACAGCCAGCGCGCGAATCGCTCCCGCCCGCGCCGCGAGCAGCCGCCGGCGGCCCATAGGCGCCGCTTCCCACTGGGCCTCCACCGCCTGGCGCACCAGTCGTTCCCGCCGCGCCTCCGCCCGCGCCAGCTGGTGCAGCGCCCACTGCGCCAGCGCCCGCGGCCCTTCGCGCCAGGGCGGCACGCGGCGCGCCGCCGGCAGGGGGCAATGCCCCACCAGGACGGCCACGGAGCCCGGGCCGCCGAGCGCGAAGCGAAACGTCCCCGGGCGGAAATGGTCTTCCGTGCAGTCCAGGCCCCGCTCGCGCTCCACGGCGTAATGGAAGCGGTAATGCCACTGCCCGCCGGGCACGTACGCCGCGCCGGCTTCCCGCGAGCCCTGCCGCGGCGGCGCCGGCAGCTCGCCCGTGAGTGTCCCCGCGGCCAGCACCAGCGGCGGCGCGCCCGGGTAGGCCCGGACCACCGTACCCTGCCGCCACGACTCTTGCGCCCAGGGCCAGTTGTTGGCGTGCGTCGTGTGGTGGTAGTCGCGGCAGTTGATCAGCGGCTCCACCACCAGTTCGGCGCCGGGCGGGCCGGCCAGCAGCCGGTAGACGACGACGGTCGTATTTTGCCCTTCAATCATGAAAATGACGCGCTCCAGGACGTGCGCACCGGCGCGAAAGACGTGGGTGGGGAACGGATAGAGGCGCAGGGACTCGATGCGGCGCCAGCCGTCGGGATGAACGACGTCGGCGAACTCGTTGGTCGACAGGGGCCAGCGCTGGTCGCCGGCCTGCAGGTGCTCTTCCGCCTTGGCCAATAGCAGCGTGCGCCGCACGGGCGGCTGCAAGGCGGCGATGAGCCACCCGTGATACCGCCGCGTCAGGCGTCCCGACACGGTCCCGGCGGCGAACCCGCCGATGCCGTTGGTCACCAGCCATTCAGCCTCCGGCGCCGCGCCGGGCGCCGTGGCCACACGTGCGTAGAGCTGCACCAGGTCCCACATGCTCTTAGCATGCCGCGCGGCCGTTGGTCGCACTCCTTCTCGCGGCCGGCGGCCGCGTGGAAACGGGACCCGTCACCACAACACGGGGGCAATTCACCACGACACGGGGGCAATGGGCGGCCGCTGCCGCTTGTGCTCGCTGCTGCGGTGCAGGTGTTCGATGCGCTCGCGGACTTCGGCGGGGGCCTCGCCCGTAAGGATGTAGTGGTCCAGGACGGCGTACGTCACGCCCATTTCGCTTTCGTCCGTCTGTCCAGGCCACAAGCCCGCGCTCGGCGTCCGGCGGATAATCACCTCGGGCACGCCCAGATAGCGCGCCAGCTCGTATACTTGCGCCTTCACCAGGTTGCCGATAGGCAGCAGGTCGGCGCCGCCGTCGCCGTGCTTGGTGAAATACCCCACGAACAGTTCCGAGCGGTTGCTGGTGCCGGCCACCAGGTAATTGAAGCGGTTGGCCACGTAGTACAGCGTCGCCATGCGCAGCCGCGGCTTCAGGTTGGCCAGCGCCATCTTCATGCGCGGATTGTCCGCCGCCTCGTCCACCAGGGGCTCGCGCCCGAGACCCGCCTCCTGCCACGCCCGGGCCAACTGCTGGACCATCGCGTCGTAGAGAGGGGTCAAATCGACGCGCAGGACCGGAACACCCGCGTGGTCGGCGAACAGCCGCGCGTCGGCCTCGTCGGCCGGATCGCTGTGGCAAGGCATGATGACGCCCAACGTGGTGTCGGGAAACGCCCGCTTGGCCAGCGCAGCCGTCACCGCGGCGTCAATGCCGCCGCTGAGGCCCACCACGATCCCCAACGCCCCGGCCTCGGCCGCTTTCTCCTGCAGCCAGCGGACGATTTGTTCCGTAACTCGCGCCGCCGCTTCACTCATGGGAAACGCTCCTCCCCGGCCGCGTCGACCGGCATGACCGCCGAAACCGGCGAGCCCGTCTCAACGCGCCGATACGGCGCCGGCCTGCTGGTTTTCGTACACATGGACGCGCGGATTGCGCGTCCCCACCATGCACAGCACCTCGTACGTGATGGTGCCCAGCATCGCGGCCCATTCCTCCGCGGGCACCGCCGCGCCCGTCTCGTCGCGCCCCAACAGCGTGACGACGTCGCCGCGCTGCACCGGCAAGTCACCGGCATCGACCATGCAGTGATTCATGCAAATGCGCCCGACCACGGGGCGGCGCTGCCCGTGCACGAGCACCTGCAGCTTGTTCGACAACAGCCGCGTTACGCCGTCGGAGTACCCGATGGGCAGCGTGATGATCGTCGTCTCCCGCGGCGTGCGGTACGTGGATCCGTAGCCGATGGGCGTTCCGGCCGCCAGGCGCCGCACCGAGACGACACGGGCTTTCAACGACAGGGCCGGCCGCAGCTCGACGCCCGCCTCTTCGGCGGCGCGCCGGCACGAAGGCGACGGATAGAGGCCGTAGACGGCGAGGCCGTTGCGCACCAAGTCGAAGTGGCTTTCCGGCAGCGCCAGCGTCGCCGGGCTGTTGGCCGCGTGAGCGAGCGGGGGTCGCAAGCCGCACGCCTCCAGCGCCTGCAGCACCCGCCGGAACCGCTCCAGCTGCACGCGGGCGAACGTCTTGTCTTCC
Proteins encoded in this region:
- a CDS encoding glycogen debranching protein, giving the protein MWDLVQLYARVATAPGAAPEAEWLVTNGIGGFAAGTVSGRLTRRYHGWLIAALQPPVRRTLLLAKAEEHLQAGDQRWPLSTNEFADVVHPDGWRRIESLRLYPFPTHVFRAGAHVLERVIFMIEGQNTTVVVYRLLAGPPGAELVVEPLINCRDYHHTTHANNWPWAQESWRQGTVVRAYPGAPPLVLAAGTLTGELPAPPRQGSREAGAAYVPGGQWHYRFHYAVERERGLDCTEDHFRPGTFRFALGGPGSVAVLVGHCPLPAARRVPPWREGPRALAQWALHQLARAEARRERLVRQAVEAQWEAAPMGRRRLLAARAGAIRALAVTADPDWRRLVLAADDFIVRRATTGGATIVAGYPWFTDWGRDAFISLPGLLLATGRREEARDVLLTFAQHRSQGLIPNRFPDDGGEPEYNSVDASLWWVAAAWRLWRATREPAARREFYRITSDILRSYLRGTKHGIGVDADGLVHAAAPGLQLTWMDAKVDDWVVTPRHGAPVEVNALWYNALCTAAVWAEACAPGESAFWRRAARQVRRAFLRRFVRGNGLLYDVVPPAAPRVAFGENGELAPKTQRADASLRPNQLLAAALPFPLLDTPLARRVVAAAAAELLTPVGLRTLSPREAAYRGVYKGDQRMRDASYHQGTAWPWLLGPYATAARRCGWLPRGAEGLFAGLRAHLRQEAALGQVSEIFDGDAPHAARGCFAQAWSVGEWLRAWSEAED
- the nadE gene encoding NAD(+) synthase, which gives rise to MSEAAARVTEQIVRWLQEKAAEAGALGIVVGLSGGIDAAVTAALAKRAFPDTTLGVIMPCHSDPADEADARLFADHAGVPVLRVDLTPLYDAMVQQLARAWQEAGLGREPLVDEAADNPRMKMALANLKPRLRMATLYYVANRFNYLVAGTSNRSELFVGYFTKHGDGGADLLPIGNLVKAQVYELARYLGVPEVIIRRTPSAGLWPGQTDESEMGVTYAVLDHYILTGEAPAEVRERIEHLHRSSEHKRQRPPIAPVSW
- the alr gene encoding alanine racemase is translated as MSGCASPRDGHEASPRRGWDVPADGYLRWVEIDHGALAHNVKALKRYIAPAQLWPVVKGRAYGHGTVEAARTFLQAGADGLAVSALAEAEELRAGGIAGKIFVMNPVVPWQAEAYVALGLTASVADWEGAEALSRAAAAAPGEPVPVHVKVDTGLGRFGLLPDEVVPFVRRLHELPGLRVEGIFTHLASADEEDKTFARVQLERFRRVLQALEACGLRPPLAHAANSPATLALPESHFDLVRNGLAVYGLYPSPSCRRAAEEAGVELRPALSLKARVVSVRRLAAGTPIGYGSTYRTPRETTIITLPIGYSDGVTRLLSNKLQVLVHGQRRPVVGRICMNHCMVDAGDLPVQRGDVVTLLGRDETGAAVPAEEWAAMLGTITYEVLCMVGTRNPRVHVYENQQAGAVSAR